The DNA segment AAGAAAATTTTGCGGCATCTTTCCTATCCCAACCAGATAAGAGTGCCATAGAAATAGTAGCTCCAGAACGGGACACGCCTGGAATAATTGCAAACGCTTGCGAAATTCCGATAAATAAACTATTGCGATATTTATGATTACTTAAATTAATAAATTTATTAGTCGAAATATCTGCTAAAAACATAATTAAAGACATTAATATAGACACTACTGCTATAGAAAAATTTGAACGGAAGAAGGAATTAGAGAAATCAGTAACAAAAAGTTTTACAATACCACCAATTAAAACAATTGGAATTGTTCCTATAAAGATAGATTTATATATTTTATTTGAAAAAAAAGAAGGTCTAAGTATTTTTGAATTTGAATTAATAGTATTAAAAATATATTTTCTAAAATACCAAAATATTGCAAGAACACTTCCGATTTGTATAATTGCAGACAATGAAGAGCCAG comes from the Prochlorococcus marinus str. MIT 9515 genome and includes:
- a CDS encoding undecaprenyl-diphosphate phosphatase, with amino-acid sequence MDFLKFIFYGIIQGLTEFIPVSSTAHLKIISQLFGVKDPGSSLSAIIQIGSVLAIFWYFRKYIFNTINSNSKILRPSFFSNKIYKSIFIGTIPIVLIGGIVKLFVTDFSNSFFRSNFSIAVVSILMSLIMFLADISTNKFINLSNHKYRNSLFIGISQAFAIIPGVSRSGATISMALLSGWDRKDAAKFSFLLGIPSISLAAFVEFITSINEFSTFPFLPLFVGLITTFFSSLLAIDFLLKYVSSNGLKIFIYYRLVFGILIILNL